A window of the Thiomicrospira microaerophila genome harbors these coding sequences:
- a CDS encoding ATP-binding protein — MTLKKLPIGIQTFSKIREDDFIYIDKTGMALELIDTYQYVFLSRPRRFGKSLFLDTLRNIFEGNKHFFTDLAIENQWDWDVSYPVIRVSFASGKIENREQLDHRLLRILKQNQQELNIECEEPDSVAGCFEELIRKAHAKYNQKVVVLVDEYDKPILDNITNTVVAKQIRDGLVNFYSVIKGSDEFLRFAFLTGVSKFTKTSIFSGLNNITDISLDEEFGDICGYSQQDVETTFAPYLEGVDMDKVKQWYNGYNFLGSQMYNPFDILKFIANKHTFRNYWFESGTPTFLIELIKKQNYFLPSLTNLRVDEKLLNSFDIDNLDLEVVLYQSGYLTIDRVQTLGVNTFFYLKLPNLEVKASLTNAILKLFNNSPSNQADIQVNTHMALLENNMDNFKQALSSMFASIPYNNYTNNDIKNYEGFYASVIYVYLQSLGLNIIGEDVTNKGRIDLTILMEHAIYIFEFKVERPDQPETNALQQIKDKRYADKYLNTQKPIYMVGIHFDTEKKNITHFEWEKPTPNQ; from the coding sequence ATGACCCTCAAAAAACTGCCGATTGGGATTCAAACGTTTAGCAAAATCCGCGAAGATGATTTTATCTACATTGATAAAACCGGGATGGCGCTGGAGTTGATTGACACCTATCAATATGTTTTTCTAAGCCGCCCGCGTCGTTTCGGTAAATCCTTGTTTTTGGATACGCTGCGCAATATCTTTGAAGGAAATAAACACTTCTTTACTGACCTGGCGATTGAGAATCAATGGGATTGGGATGTCAGTTACCCGGTGATTCGGGTGAGTTTTGCTTCCGGTAAAATTGAGAATCGTGAACAACTGGATCACAGGCTATTGCGCATTCTGAAACAAAACCAACAAGAACTGAATATTGAATGTGAAGAACCTGACAGCGTCGCCGGATGCTTTGAGGAGCTGATCCGCAAAGCCCACGCTAAGTACAACCAAAAAGTCGTGGTACTGGTCGATGAATACGACAAACCGATTCTCGACAATATCACCAATACTGTGGTAGCAAAACAAATCCGCGACGGTTTAGTTAATTTTTACAGCGTGATTAAAGGCAGTGACGAGTTTTTGCGGTTTGCGTTTTTAACCGGTGTCAGCAAATTCACCAAAACCTCAATATTCAGTGGCTTAAACAATATCACCGACATTTCATTGGATGAAGAGTTTGGCGATATTTGCGGTTATAGCCAACAGGATGTAGAAACCACCTTTGCGCCTTACTTAGAAGGTGTCGATATGGACAAAGTCAAGCAATGGTACAACGGTTATAACTTCTTGGGCAGCCAAATGTATAACCCGTTTGACATACTAAAGTTTATTGCCAATAAGCATACCTTCAGAAACTATTGGTTTGAAAGCGGAACCCCAACCTTCTTAATTGAGCTGATCAAAAAACAAAACTACTTCCTGCCCAGTCTAACCAACTTACGGGTCGATGAAAAACTGCTCAACAGCTTTGACATAGACAACCTGGATTTAGAAGTGGTTTTGTATCAAAGCGGCTACTTAACCATCGACCGCGTGCAAACCCTAGGGGTGAATACCTTCTTTTACCTCAAACTGCCAAATCTTGAAGTCAAGGCATCGCTCACTAATGCTATTTTAAAGCTGTTTAACAACAGCCCAAGCAATCAAGCGGACATTCAAGTCAACACCCACATGGCCTTGCTTGAAAACAATATGGACAATTTTAAACAAGCCCTTAGCAGCATGTTTGCGAGCATTCCCTACAACAACTACACCAACAATGACATCAAAAACTACGAGGGCTTTTACGCCAGCGTCATTTATGTCTACTTGCAAAGCCTCGGTCTCAATATCATTGGCGAAGACGTGACCAATAAAGGGCGTATCGACCTGACGATTCTGATGGAACACGCCATCTACATTTTTGAATTTAAAGTCGAACGCCCAGACCAACCTGAAACCAATGCACTGCAACAAATCAAAGACAAGCGCTATGCTGACAAATACTTAAACACACAAAAACCGATATACATGGTCGGCATTCACTTTGATACCGAGAAGAAAAACATCACCCACTTTGAATGGGAAAAACCAACGCCTAACCAATAG
- a CDS encoding transposase, with protein sequence MMKQQKRYDDQLKQQAIEMALEGSKPIAQIARDLDIKENTLYGWVDKHRRANQNKDSVQPTVEKAVDLEAENRRLKRELKTALEDVELLKKAAAYFAVHK encoded by the coding sequence ATGATGAAACAACAAAAACGCTATGATGATCAACTCAAACAGCAAGCCATCGAAATGGCACTTGAAGGGTCAAAGCCGATTGCTCAAATAGCACGCGATCTCGACATCAAAGAAAACACCCTGTATGGCTGGGTTGATAAACACCGTCGCGCTAATCAAAATAAAGATTCAGTTCAGCCAACCGTTGAAAAAGCGGTTGATCTAGAAGCTGAAAATCGCCGGCTTAAACGCGAATTAAAAACGGCCTTGGAGGACGTTGAACTATTAAAAAAAGCGGCGGCGTACTTTGCGGTACACAAATAG
- a CDS encoding IS3 family transposase, whose product MDAHKADSSACRLCRLIGVKRSSYTSYIRTQAQRKQRQTEQDSEQTQLDQHITEMVERYSQTIGARRIKTALKREHKLEVSRRRIIERMKALGLKVITRQRYCNRNVAAIDDDRIAANALKRQFNVKGPNQKWVADISYIRTLEGWQYLAVFIDLYSRRVVGWAMDSRMEAQLVKRALLRALWSRKPTRGLIIHTDQGSQFVAKAYRNVLKHWGIKPSMSRRGNCWDNAVVESFFASLKKERVYRTTYATGKQALYDVSDYIGWYNHQRMHSTNDNYSPVEYENQWIRAMKELDKKWASLCTKKG is encoded by the coding sequence ATTGATGCACATAAAGCCGATTCCAGTGCATGTCGTCTCTGTAGGCTGATAGGGGTTAAGCGAAGCAGCTACACCAGTTACATACGAACTCAGGCGCAACGTAAACAAAGACAAACAGAGCAGGACAGCGAGCAGACTCAACTAGATCAGCATATTACTGAAATGGTTGAACGCTATAGCCAAACGATTGGCGCACGGCGGATTAAGACCGCCCTCAAACGTGAGCATAAGCTGGAGGTTAGTCGCCGACGTATAATCGAACGGATGAAAGCTTTGGGGTTAAAAGTCATCACGCGCCAGCGTTATTGCAATCGCAATGTAGCGGCGATTGACGATGACCGGATTGCGGCCAATGCGCTCAAGCGTCAATTTAATGTCAAAGGTCCAAATCAAAAATGGGTCGCGGACATCAGCTACATTCGAACGCTTGAAGGCTGGCAATACCTCGCGGTGTTTATTGACCTGTATTCACGCCGTGTGGTCGGCTGGGCGATGGATAGCCGAATGGAGGCCCAACTGGTCAAAAGAGCGTTATTGAGAGCCTTGTGGAGCCGAAAACCCACACGCGGGCTGATTATCCACACCGACCAAGGCAGCCAGTTTGTAGCCAAGGCTTATCGCAACGTGCTCAAGCACTGGGGGATTAAACCCAGCATGAGCAGACGGGGTAATTGTTGGGATAACGCGGTAGTAGAAAGCTTTTTTGCCAGTTTGAAAAAGGAGCGCGTGTATCGCACCACCTACGCCACAGGCAAGCAGGCATTATATGACGTGTCTGATTATATTGGCTGGTACAACCACCAAAGAATGCACAGTACCAATGACAATTACTCGCCGGTAGAGTATGAAAATCAGTGGATCAGGGCGATGAAGGAACTAGATAAAAAATGGGCGTCTTTGTGTACGAAAAAGGGTTGA
- a CDS encoding P-II family nitrogen regulator, which translates to MKQITAIIKPFKLDDVRDALHDIGIHGMTVTEVKGYGRQKGHTEMYRGAEYVVDFLPKLKLEIAVSNELVDSAIEAIVQAAQTGKIGDGKIFVTSIEQTIRIRTGETGPDAL; encoded by the coding sequence ATGAAACAAATCACTGCCATTATCAAACCCTTCAAACTCGACGATGTGCGCGATGCACTCCATGATATCGGAATTCACGGTATGACCGTAACCGAAGTCAAAGGCTATGGTCGTCAAAAAGGCCACACAGAAATGTACCGAGGTGCGGAATATGTGGTTGATTTTTTACCGAAGCTGAAACTTGAAATTGCGGTATCGAATGAACTGGTCGATAGCGCGATTGAAGCGATAGTTCAAGCCGCACAAACCGGCAAAATCGGTGATGGCAAGATTTTCGTGACCAGCATAGAGCAAACCATCCGCATTCGCACTGGTGAAACGGGGCCTGATGCACTTTAA
- the asd gene encoding archaetidylserine decarboxylase (Phosphatidylserine decarboxylase is synthesized as a single chain precursor. Generation of the pyruvoyl active site from a Ser is coupled to cleavage of a Gly-Ser bond between the larger (beta) and smaller (alpha chains). It is an integral membrane protein.) has protein sequence MPLMDYVKVVPQYLLPKQLLSEAMHGFMHIQVGWIKNNTIKALGKIYKIDLNDAQEQNIENYPHFNAFFTRALKPESRPIHPGDSVWVSPVDGVISQSAPIKDNKLIQAKCHEYTTEALVGGDISYAKKFKDGDFAVIYLSPKDYHRIHMPLKAQLLSMTYVPGDLFAVNPATVNLVPGLFARNERLVLRFKSEQGHFCLVMVGAIFVGSMETVFQGKITPPYGATLQHWDYKDQNLNFEKGEEIGRFNMGSTVVLLTQQGQFPELGQQQTRFIKMGEAFCFPTPPNPENIEQDPINNDDEQAIGGL, from the coding sequence ATGCCGTTGATGGATTATGTTAAGGTTGTACCCCAGTATCTTTTACCTAAGCAACTGCTCTCCGAAGCCATGCACGGCTTTATGCATATTCAAGTGGGTTGGATTAAAAACAACACCATTAAAGCCCTCGGCAAAATTTACAAGATCGACCTCAACGATGCACAAGAACAAAATATCGAAAACTACCCGCACTTCAATGCCTTTTTTACCCGTGCTTTAAAACCCGAGTCTCGCCCGATTCACCCGGGGGATTCCGTTTGGGTTAGCCCGGTCGATGGTGTTATTAGCCAATCAGCACCGATAAAAGACAATAAACTCATCCAAGCCAAATGCCATGAGTACACCACAGAAGCCTTGGTAGGTGGTGATATCAGCTATGCTAAGAAATTTAAAGACGGTGACTTTGCCGTTATCTACCTATCGCCCAAAGATTACCATCGCATCCACATGCCACTCAAAGCGCAACTTCTTTCTATGACCTATGTTCCCGGTGATCTATTCGCGGTCAACCCAGCTACGGTGAATCTGGTTCCGGGTTTATTTGCGCGCAACGAACGCTTGGTGTTACGCTTTAAGTCCGAGCAAGGCCATTTCTGTCTAGTTATGGTTGGGGCTATTTTTGTTGGCAGCATGGAAACCGTATTTCAAGGGAAGATCACCCCACCCTATGGTGCAACGCTACAACACTGGGACTACAAAGATCAAAACCTTAATTTTGAAAAAGGGGAAGAAATCGGCCGATTTAACATGGGATCAACCGTGGTATTATTAACCCAGCAAGGCCAGTTCCCGGAACTCGGTCAGCAACAAACACGATTTATCAAAATGGGCGAAGCCTTTTGCTTTCCAACGCCGCCCAACCCCGAAAACATAGAGCAAGACCCCATCAACAACGACGATGAACAAGCCATAGGAGGCCTGTAA
- a CDS encoding argininosuccinate synthase, which yields MSDIKKVVLAYSGGLDTSIIAKWLQDEYQCEVVTFTADIGQGEEVEPARAKAQAMGIKEIFIEDLREEFARDFVFPMFRANAIYEGEYLLGTSIARPLIAKRLVEIAQDVNADAISHGATGKGNDQVRFELGAYALMPDVQVIAPWREWDLTSREKLMAYAEQHNIAIENKKGKKSPYSMDANLLHISYEGGVLEDPWAEPEESMWRWSVAPENAPSEPTYIELTYEKGDIVALNGQAMSPATIMAELNKIGGANGIGRDDLVENRFVGMKSRGCYETPAGTIMLKAHRAIESITLDREAAHLKDEMMPRYAKLVYNGFWFSPEREMLQAAIDHSQKVVNGVVRLKLYKGNVIVVGRKSESDSLFDESIATFEDDKGAYNQKDAEGFIKLNALRLRIAARKRQAK from the coding sequence ATGTCAGATATTAAAAAAGTTGTGTTGGCTTATTCAGGCGGTTTAGATACGTCAATCATTGCTAAGTGGTTACAGGATGAGTATCAGTGTGAAGTGGTAACCTTTACCGCAGATATTGGTCAAGGCGAAGAGGTGGAACCAGCGCGTGCTAAAGCACAAGCGATGGGGATTAAAGAGATTTTTATCGAAGATTTACGTGAAGAATTTGCGCGTGATTTTGTATTCCCGATGTTCCGTGCGAATGCTATTTATGAAGGCGAATATTTATTAGGCACCTCGATTGCTCGTCCATTGATTGCTAAGCGTTTGGTTGAAATAGCGCAGGATGTGAACGCTGATGCGATTTCGCATGGCGCAACCGGTAAAGGCAATGACCAGGTTCGCTTTGAGTTAGGGGCTTATGCTTTAATGCCGGATGTGCAGGTGATCGCACCTTGGCGTGAGTGGGATTTAACCTCACGTGAAAAATTGATGGCTTATGCTGAGCAACACAATATAGCGATTGAAAATAAGAAGGGGAAAAAGTCGCCTTATTCAATGGACGCGAATCTGCTACATATTTCTTATGAAGGCGGTGTATTGGAAGATCCTTGGGCAGAACCTGAAGAGAGCATGTGGCGTTGGTCGGTTGCACCTGAAAATGCGCCGAGCGAGCCGACTTATATTGAGTTGACCTATGAAAAAGGCGATATCGTGGCGTTGAATGGTCAAGCTATGTCACCGGCGACGATTATGGCAGAATTAAATAAAATCGGCGGAGCCAACGGCATTGGTCGTGATGATTTGGTTGAAAACCGTTTTGTGGGTATGAAGTCTCGTGGTTGTTATGAAACGCCAGCCGGTACGATTATGCTTAAAGCCCATCGTGCGATTGAATCGATTACGCTAGACCGTGAAGCCGCGCATTTGAAAGATGAAATGATGCCACGCTATGCCAAATTGGTTTATAACGGTTTCTGGTTTAGCCCGGAGCGCGAAATGTTGCAAGCCGCGATTGACCATTCTCAAAAGGTAGTAAACGGTGTAGTGCGTTTAAAGCTTTATAAAGGCAATGTGATTGTTGTAGGCCGTAAGTCTGAATCTGACAGTTTGTTTGATGAATCGATTGCGACGTTTGAAGATGACAAGGGCGCTTACAATCAAAAAGATGCTGAGGGCTTTATTAAGTTGAACGCGTTACGTTTGCGGATTGCCGCTCGTAAGCGCCAAGCTAAGTAA
- a CDS encoding phosphatidylglycerophosphatase A family protein yields MSNPTHWPSWTELRQHPALMLGFGFGSGLARKAPGTWGTLLGWLLFIPLVVYAPVVAWLLFGLGLVAGSWICGRAAELVGVHDHGGIVWDEFVGIWLVLLLLPDQAWLWWLLAFGLFRVFDIIKPWPIGWLDRHVSGGFGIMLDDLIAALFALIGVWIIYISFFSA; encoded by the coding sequence ATGTCGAATCCAACTCACTGGCCAAGTTGGACTGAATTACGTCAACACCCGGCATTAATGCTGGGTTTTGGTTTCGGTTCAGGTTTAGCTCGCAAAGCCCCGGGAACCTGGGGAACTTTGCTTGGTTGGTTGTTATTTATCCCGCTCGTGGTCTATGCGCCGGTTGTTGCCTGGCTGTTATTTGGCTTAGGGCTGGTGGCCGGTAGCTGGATTTGTGGTCGAGCTGCCGAGTTAGTGGGTGTGCATGATCACGGTGGGATTGTATGGGATGAGTTTGTTGGCATTTGGTTAGTACTCTTGCTTCTGCCTGACCAGGCCTGGTTATGGTGGTTATTGGCTTTCGGGTTATTTCGGGTGTTTGATATTATCAAACCCTGGCCGATTGGTTGGTTAGATCGCCATGTTTCCGGTGGTTTTGGCATTATGTTGGATGATTTGATTGCGGCCTTATTTGCCCTAATAGGGGTATGGATTATTTATATTAGCTTTTTCAGCGCTTAA
- a CDS encoding rhodanese-like domain-containing protein yields MFIPCEQAKALIAHHQGQLVDVRTPQEFMMEPIPGAINIPLHEIDQVAAQKLDKALPIVVFCRSGQRSYMAQQILMGQGFASVHNLGPSMAWYQCPDI; encoded by the coding sequence ATGTTTATACCTTGTGAACAAGCGAAGGCCTTGATTGCACATCATCAAGGCCAATTGGTGGATGTAAGAACACCGCAAGAGTTTATGATGGAACCCATTCCTGGAGCGATTAATATTCCGCTGCATGAAATTGACCAGGTTGCTGCTCAAAAGCTGGATAAGGCTTTACCGATTGTTGTATTTTGCCGTTCGGGACAACGCTCCTATATGGCTCAACAAATACTAATGGGGCAGGGATTTGCCAGTGTGCATAATCTTGGACCATCAATGGCTTGGTATCAATGCCCTGACATTTAA
- a CDS encoding dicarboxylate/amino acid:cation symporter: protein MKLALHWQILIALVLAAIMGSATGVTGTILGISWIAIYDFIGTLFLNALKMIVIPLVVSAIILGVSNIGGQQGFSRLGLKTLSYYAATGLIAILIGLTLVNIIQPGAGQSEAPVIETNTQLMSAIEGKGMGDIAEIFVRMIPDNIFKAAVEMQMLGLIFFSLLFGFFMTQLTGRPREVMHDFWQAIFEVMMKITHLVMKFAPYGVFGLVAASVARTGFEQFGNLAWFFLTVSLALALHFFVVMPMILKFVGKIQNPWLHYKAMFPALLTAFSTSSSASTLPVTMSNIEHRAGVSNRVTSFVLPLGATVNMDGTALYECVAVLFIAQLFGVDLSWSQQLLVVILALATSIGVAGIPSASLVAISVILLAVGLPIEALGILLVVDRLLDMMRTSVNIFSDSVGAVVIARSEGELNLYSSLEKATEAETSNKA from the coding sequence ATGAAACTTGCTTTACATTGGCAAATTCTTATCGCTTTGGTACTGGCCGCCATAATGGGCAGCGCCACCGGAGTGACCGGCACGATTCTGGGTATTAGCTGGATTGCCATTTATGATTTTATCGGTACCTTATTTTTAAATGCGCTCAAAATGATTGTTATCCCTTTAGTGGTATCGGCAATTATATTAGGGGTCAGTAATATTGGTGGTCAGCAGGGCTTTAGCCGTTTAGGTTTAAAGACTTTGAGTTATTATGCCGCTACCGGTTTAATCGCCATTTTGATTGGTTTAACTCTGGTGAATATTATTCAACCGGGTGCCGGCCAATCTGAGGCTCCGGTAATAGAAACCAATACGCAATTGATGAGCGCCATTGAAGGCAAAGGCATGGGGGATATAGCCGAAATTTTTGTTCGGATGATTCCTGATAATATTTTCAAGGCAGCCGTTGAGATGCAAATGTTGGGATTGATCTTTTTCAGTCTGTTATTTGGTTTTTTTATGACGCAGTTAACCGGTCGGCCACGGGAAGTGATGCATGATTTTTGGCAGGCCATTTTTGAGGTGATGATGAAAATCACTCATCTAGTCATGAAGTTTGCGCCCTATGGCGTATTTGGCTTGGTGGCGGCATCGGTCGCCCGTACCGGGTTTGAGCAGTTTGGTAATTTGGCGTGGTTCTTCTTAACCGTGAGCTTGGCGTTGGCATTGCATTTTTTTGTGGTGATGCCTATGATTTTAAAGTTTGTCGGCAAAATTCAAAACCCTTGGTTACACTATAAGGCGATGTTCCCGGCACTTTTAACCGCATTTTCTACCAGTTCTTCTGCTTCAACCTTACCGGTCACCATGTCAAATATCGAGCATCGCGCCGGGGTTTCAAACCGTGTAACCAGCTTTGTTTTACCCTTGGGTGCCACCGTTAATATGGACGGTACCGCGTTATATGAATGTGTCGCGGTGTTGTTTATTGCTCAGTTATTTGGGGTTGATCTTAGCTGGAGCCAGCAGTTACTGGTGGTCATTTTAGCCTTGGCAACCTCAATTGGCGTTGCAGGCATTCCTTCGGCTAGCTTGGTTGCGATTAGTGTTATTTTGTTAGCGGTTGGTTTACCTATTGAAGCCTTGGGCATTTTGCTGGTGGTAGATCGTTTATTGGATATGATGCGAACCTCAGTGAACATATTCAGTGATTCGGTGGGTGCGGTAGTGATTGCACGCTCGGAAGGCGAACTAAATCTATATTCTTCACTAGAGAAGGCAACTGAAGCAGAAACTTCAAATAAAGCTTAA
- a CDS encoding ATP-binding protein produces the protein MTLKKLPIGIQTFSEIREDDYVYIDKTALAYELLQSYKYVFLSRPRRFGKSLFLDTLRNIFEGNKHFFAGLAIEDKWDWDVSYPVIRVSFASGKIESREQLDHRLLRILKQNHQELDIDCEELDSVAGCFEELIRKTHVKYNQKVVVLVDEYDKPILDNIMDMAVAKEIRDGLVNFYSVIKGSDEFLRFAFLTGVSKFTKTSIFSGLNNITDISLQRKFGDICGYSQQDVETTFAPYLEGVDMDKVKEWYNGYNFLDSQMYNPFDILKFIANEHTFRNYWFESGTPTFLIELIKKQHYFLPSLTNLRVDEKLLNSFDIDNLDLEVILYQSGYLTIDTVQTTLFETLEYTLKIPNKEVKQSLNDTIIDLLIKDKRPIPTKTYIYKSLVEANMQGFKKALTSMFAGIPYHNYTNNDIKNYEGFYASVIYVYLQSLGLNIIGEDVTNQGRIDLTILMDQAIYIFEFKVDRPGQANTDALQQIKEKDYADKYLDEQKPIYLIGIQFDTEQKKISQLEWERVNLNKSTE, from the coding sequence ATGACTCTGAAAAAACTGCCGATTGGTATCCAAACGTTTAGCGAAATTCGTGAAGATGATTACGTTTACATCGACAAGACCGCGCTGGCTTATGAGCTGTTGCAAAGTTATAAGTATGTGTTTTTAAGTCGCCCGCGTCGTTTTGGAAAATCGCTGTTTTTGGATACATTGCGCAATATTTTTGAAGGCAATAAACACTTCTTTGCAGGCCTGGCGATTGAAGATAAATGGGATTGGGATGTCAGTTATCCGGTGATTCGGGTGAGCTTTGCTTCCGGTAAAATTGAGAGTCGCGAACAATTGGATCACAGGCTATTGCGCATTCTGAAACAAAACCACCAAGAACTGGATATTGACTGCGAAGAACTTGACAGTGTGGCGGGCTGTTTTGAAGAACTGATCCGCAAAACCCACGTCAAGTACAACCAAAAAGTGGTGGTGCTGGTTGATGAATACGACAAGCCGATTCTTGACAATATCATGGATATGGCCGTGGCAAAAGAAATCCGCGATGGTTTAGTCAATTTCTACAGCGTGATCAAAGGTAGTGACGAGTTTTTGCGCTTTGCGTTTCTCACCGGCGTGAGCAAGTTCACCAAAACCTCAATTTTTAGCGGTTTAAATAATATCACCGATATCTCACTACAGCGAAAATTTGGCGATATATGTGGCTACAGTCAGCAGGATGTAGAAACCACCTTTGCACCATATCTTGAAGGCGTCGATATGGACAAGGTGAAAGAATGGTACAACGGCTATAATTTCTTGGACAGCCAAATGTACAACCCGTTTGACATTCTAAAATTCATTGCCAATGAACATACCTTCAGAAATTACTGGTTTGAGAGCGGCACACCAACTTTTTTAATTGAACTGATTAAAAAACAACATTATTTCCTGCCCAGTTTAACGAACCTCCGTGTCGATGAAAAACTGCTCAACAGTTTTGATATTGACAATCTAGATTTAGAAGTGATTTTGTATCAAAGCGGCTACCTCACCATTGATACCGTGCAAACCACGCTGTTTGAAACGCTCGAATACACCCTGAAAATCCCCAACAAAGAAGTCAAACAATCGCTGAACGACACCATTATTGATCTGCTGATTAAAGACAAGCGTCCAATCCCAACCAAAACGTATATCTACAAAAGCCTGGTAGAAGCAAATATGCAAGGATTCAAAAAAGCGCTGACTAGCATGTTTGCCGGTATTCCGTATCACAACTACACCAATAATGACATCAAAAATTATGAGGGCTTCTACGCCAGCGTCATCTATGTCTATCTGCAAAGCCTCGGCCTCAACATTATTGGCGAGGACGTCACTAACCAAGGTCGTATCGACCTGACGATTCTGATGGATCAAGCCATCTATATTTTTGAATTCAAAGTCGATCGACCAGGTCAAGCCAACACCGACGCGCTGCAACAAATCAAAGAAAAAGATTATGCCGATAAATATCTTGACGAACAAAAACCTATTTACTTGATTGGTATACAGTTTGATACAGAACAGAAAAAAATCAGCCAGCTTGAATGGGAAAGGGTGAACCTTAACAAATCGACGGAATAA
- a CDS encoding UDP-2,3-diacylglucosamine diphosphatase, translated as MLNAPVCYILADVHLQPDHQDPINLAFIRFLTEWAVQADQIYILGDLFEAWVGDDLGTITYAEEIAAIKALVQQGTQVFIGHGNRDFLLKKTFYQASGAHPLEDITKANIQGTDFLLLHGDQLCSDDQAYQKMRRWFHHPLVQWLFLRLPKSKRKQIGEKLRVKSATYSQQKPIEIMDVANQAVESLMQSYPQIKHLVHGHTHRPAKHRLDGKLSNKTRWVLGDWRPEAQILKIEQGQPGLVSFK; from the coding sequence TTGCTTAACGCACCCGTCTGTTATATTCTGGCTGATGTTCACCTTCAGCCAGACCATCAAGATCCGATTAACCTCGCCTTCATACGCTTTCTTACCGAATGGGCCGTGCAAGCCGATCAAATCTACATTCTCGGTGATTTATTTGAAGCCTGGGTAGGTGATGATCTAGGCACCATCACCTATGCAGAAGAAATTGCCGCGATAAAAGCCCTCGTTCAACAGGGTACTCAAGTTTTTATTGGTCATGGCAATCGAGATTTTTTGTTAAAAAAGACATTTTATCAAGCTAGCGGCGCACACCCGCTCGAAGACATCACAAAGGCCAATATCCAAGGTACCGATTTTTTACTGTTACATGGCGATCAACTTTGTAGCGATGACCAGGCCTATCAAAAAATGCGGCGTTGGTTTCATCATCCCTTGGTGCAATGGTTGTTTTTGCGTTTGCCAAAAAGCAAACGAAAGCAAATTGGAGAAAAGCTCCGTGTAAAATCCGCGACCTACTCGCAACAAAAACCGATCGAGATAATGGATGTCGCCAACCAAGCGGTTGAATCCTTAATGCAAAGCTACCCGCAAATCAAGCATTTAGTACATGGCCACACCCACCGACCGGCAAAACATCGGTTAGATGGCAAACTATCAAACAAAACCAGATGGGTTTTAGGAGATTGGCGACCTGAAGCCCAAATTCTAAAAATAGAACAGGGGCAACCAGGCCTGGTGAGTTTTAAATAA
- a CDS encoding peptidylprolyl isomerase, with protein MTQVTFHTTMGDIKIEVNHEQAPISAANFVQYAEDGFYNGTLFHRIIPNFVVQGGGLVEGMESKPNRDPIKNEADNGLKNLKGSLSMARTMDPNSATSQFFINLKDNDFLDHTSKDMHGWGYAVFAKIVEGMDVVEKMAKVKTTHRLGHQDVPVDDITIENTTVEKA; from the coding sequence ATGACGCAAGTTACTTTCCATACCACAATGGGTGATATTAAAATTGAAGTCAACCACGAGCAAGCCCCTATCTCTGCGGCGAACTTTGTGCAATATGCTGAAGATGGTTTTTACAATGGCACCCTTTTTCATCGGATTATCCCTAACTTTGTCGTTCAAGGCGGTGGTTTGGTTGAGGGCATGGAATCAAAACCCAATCGTGACCCGATTAAAAATGAAGCTGATAATGGCTTGAAAAATCTAAAAGGCTCACTTTCTATGGCGCGTACCATGGACCCTAACTCCGCCACTTCACAGTTTTTTATTAACCTAAAAGATAATGATTTCTTAGACCATACTAGCAAAGATATGCATGGTTGGGGCTATGCCGTTTTTGCCAAAATTGTTGAAGGTATGGATGTGGTTGAGAAAATGGCTAAGGTTAAAACAACCCACCGCCTAGGTCACCAAGACGTTCCAGTAGACGATATTACTATCGAAAACACTACGGTTGAAAAGGCCTAG